Genomic DNA from Gossypium hirsutum isolate 1008001.06 chromosome A01, Gossypium_hirsutum_v2.1, whole genome shotgun sequence:
ATAAGTAGGACAAAATATAATTCGGAATGGCTTGAAGAATTAACTTAATAAAAACGATCTTACCACCCTGCGAAAGACGCCGATTGTACCACCCTCCAATCCACTCAAGAAAGCGCTCCTTAAAGACTACAAAAGGCCCTTTTTTCGTTCCTACCAACAACCACTGGCAAGCACAGATAAATCCCAGGATCCATGGTACTACAGACCCCCAAAATATCCACAATATCTCGACGCATTCCTTGGATCACATTCAAACTAAAGTAAACTAGAGATTTTCCAAAATTGGTCTACTGGCCCAAACATTGTTCATACTCTTTCAGGATTTCCCCCACATATTTAGCCCCTCAATCGAAGCCTCTCCAAATACCAAACTATCATCGGCGAACAATAAATGAGATACCCGAGGCCCTGAACCACTTGCCTTTACTCCCTTCAAGAGTCCATCATCATGAGCCAATTTCAACAGAGAAGTGAAGCCCTCattgcaaataaaaataaaaataaaaaggacggGCATAAGGGGTCACCTTGACGCAACCCTGGGTTGGCACGATATTCCCCCTAGCTTCCCCATCCACAATTACTGAATATTTGACCGAGCGAACGCATCACATGACAAGTTAACCTAATTCACATCAAATCTGATTTTGAGCATAACCTCCTAGATTAAATGTCATTCCACCTTGTCATAAGCTTTGTTCTTATCCAACTTTACAGCAAAACTATCTTTAAGCCCCCGACGCTTCTTCCTAAAAGAATGAAACAACTCAAAGGCCACAAGCGTATTGTCCATAATCAATGGGCCACGTATAGAGGCACTCTGTGCCTCGTTGATACAATGAGTCATAACCCTTTGTAGTCTATTAACAATCATTTTAGATATAATCTTAAATAACACATTGTAAAGACTGATAGGGCGAAAACAAGTCATGTTCTGTGGGCTACGGTTCTTGGGAATAAGAACAATATTTGTATCATTAATGTCATCAAATGAAACACAATCATTAAGCACGTGCAAACAATAATCACTAATATCCTTGCCTACAATATGCCTAAATAGTTGATAGAATAAAGTAGGCATACCATCTCTCATTGCTGGCTTGGTGGGTGTCATACTACGAACAGCTAGCAAGACCTCCTCTGTAAAATCAGTACAGAGATAGCTATTCATATCCGCAGAGATAGAACTCGAAATGCCTAATAACAAACAGTCCATATCCCCTCGTCCCTTTGTTGTAAACAAATCCCTGAAATAATGGCAAGCCACTTTCTCAAATTCATCAGCCCCCCTAACCATTCGTCCATCAACATCTTTGATCTGATCCACAACCTTAACACGCCATCGATGGGAAGCAAACTTATGGAAAAACGTTGTGTTGCAGTCACCATATTGTAGCCCGTGCTCTCTGCTCCCAATACATCTTCCTCTTGTCAATCTCAAgattaaggttcattttggctaaaACCACTTCCTCCAGCACCTTATCGTCAGGCTCCCCCTAACCAAAATGTTTAAGTCAATCCTACAGCCTAgtcacattcaatttcaattgGTCTCTTACTCGTTTAGCCCAAGTTAGTAAACCATCACCCAACAATCAAATACGATCAGGAACAACACCTATCGACCACTCCTACTGGTGCTTAATTTCTGCTTCACACGATTCTTCCAACAACCAATAAGCCTCGAATCGAAAACATCTTTTCCTTCGACCCTAAAGCACAACTACAACATCCGTTTCCAAAAGTAATGAGCAGTGATCAGAGATAGAGTGAAAGCAATGCGTAAGTCTATAATTCGGGAATAATACCTTCCAAGCCAACCCTGAAACCCCTCTATCAATGCGCTCATGGATATTATTCTCAAGAAGCTTACCTCTTTCCCACATATACCATTGTCCACATATCCCAGATCAATCAAATCAGTATCATCAAGCACGGCTCTAAAATCATCCATATTTCTTTCAGGCCTCATCTGATCACCCTGTTTCTCGTAGGAAAAAACAATCTCATTAAAATCACCCATGAAAACCCAATGGTAATCAGCTCTGGCAAATAATTGGCACAAAAATTCTCAAAGACTAAAAACAACGACCCTCAACCGGTGACCCATAAAACCATAAAACCAAGTAAACCGCCACTGATAACCATCAAGATCCTCTTCTACCAGAAGATCAATATGATTTATAGAATAACTACCTAATTGTACTTTACAATCCTCCTTCCAACAAAGGGCCATGCCGCCCCTTGACCCCTCACTACCTACCTCAATCCCACAACGAAACCCAACATTTCTACGCACCCTCTCCATCCGAGTTTTCCGTAGCTTCGTCTCAATGAAAAAAAGCCACACTAGGGCATAAATTCTTTAACACATGTCAAAGGCGGCACACTGCCCGAGGGTTCTCTATCCCTCAGACATTTCAGCTTAAAATTTTCATGACACCCAGTTGCTCTGTCCCCCAAAGCCAACTGATGTTCCAAAAGAGTGAACAACAGATTGTTCATCAACAATGCCCTTCGAATCCATCAACAATGCCCTTCGAATCCATATGTACAAAAACAGGATTGGACACAGAAATACATGACCACTTTTTTCCTTCCCTAACAGCTAACGGAGAATCCTCTTCAACCAGACTCATATTCAGATTTACATTCTATGCACCCTCAGAATCATAATGCTCCCAGCCACCTAAATTCAACCCCAAAGTAATACCCACATTATTCGTTAGGGTACAATTTTGGATAACACTTTGAATATCATTATGTCACCCAATCGAACTTCTGCGTGAAAGCCTTCGCGCCTAATCCATTTTGAAGACTTCACATTCCTACCTAAGCCAGCAACTCTTTCCTACCACTGCCCTTCACGGAGCTGCCTTAATAAATAAGTCCCATTCCAGAGGTAACTCCCTACGTCTGTGAACTATATGCACCGGGTAAAAACCTTCAAAGTGGCCCAATAAACAGACAATCTCTCATACTAAAACCAAGCTTGAACGCTAACCCTCATATAACCCCGAAAACCCTTCCCATTGCTTTCATGTCATATTCCAGGAAAGTCCCAATAAAGATCCCAAACTGTCTACCCATCACCTCCGAGATCAAACCAAAGGGCAAATCGTGGATCTGAACCCAAAAATCCACAAAGATCAACGGAACCACCATTGGATCTTCCCCCTTCCTTAGACTATAAAATACCAATAAATGCCCAATGAAAGTCCAAGGAATCCCCTCAAGAAATCTATCAAAGTCGATCTCATAATAAAACTTAAACATAAGACGTTTCACACGTAAGTCAGATATCGTCACTCCTCCATGCGGGTGCCAAATATTCGCAAGAGTGAACTTCATCGCCTGAAATTGAATGCCATTAGCAGTTAGAAAACTGCCCACCGCACAGAACTTGTCCTCTTCCCCCTTCTCCTCCCCGTCCAACGCCACATTCCGTCATTCCTCCTCACCCCCTTCCAATGGCAGATCTGCCAACACTTGTTCCATTTTCAGTGTGAGCGTCGCCGCCACCTTCCATCCAAATATCCGGACAAAACGCAACAAAACCCatagaaaaaacaagaaaaagcGTGCCACGAAAGCTAAATGCTTATGTGAATgctatgtatataatttttttaagacttTTATGTAGGCCCCCttgcttatttctttatttacattcttttttttttatatttctcacTTGTTTTTCTCTCTCCCACATATTTTgccctttcaatttcttttattttttcattcttatttttcattcttttttggtctctttttttatactttttttctccttttcttctaACAAAGCCCTAGTGTCACGAGTTGCAAATCTAAATCAGTGATGAATGCACATAGAACAACTCATAGAGGTTAACTAATTAAATGGGCTTATTTGACTCACTTGGACTAGCACAATTTGTGAAATATATGAAGAAACATATATAAGTCTTGGTTGCTCAATGAAACACTCCAGTAAAAATAGAGTTAACATGGTGGATATTTTAAATCTTAAAGGATAAGATTGTATAGAATTTAAATTACTTAGGACTCCCATCTTGTAAATAGCATTTAATATTAACCATCGATGTAATTTAAACTATACTGTTAGATTtgaaggagctcaactataaatagaggtcttcccctcatttgtaatcatctaATTATATCCCATTCAAAGTCATTAAATATATTTGAAAGCATTTGCTCAAACCCTCAGTGTGCTTAATTTTCTTGTGGCTTTTTTATTTGATTCGAGTTCTTTTGTCTTTGAATTACTTCTGCTTTATTTCAATGCCTTGTAGAAATTCcattatgaattttcattttcaaaaataaagttGACTTAGGTGGATTTAAAGTAAAGAAATCACCTAAGGTCATGTGGTTTGCCAGACTTAAGTTTTAGCCCCGTGACAATTGGTATTTGAGTTAGTGTTCGAAGGCATCAATTAAGATGACGAAAAGAGTAAATGAGCAAAATGTCCCgatggagacccgtgggaggggCAAAAAAAATAGTAGACCGAGTGATATGTTGCTAGCTTTGGAAAGTCAAGTGGTCAATCTGAAGGAATTTGTGGATGGTGTGAAGGAAGCACAACGTAGTTGAGGGACTTACCGATGAGTTGGACTCGATGAAAGAACAACTTAAAGACTGTGGAGGAGGCTCTTAGTTCCTATTTGGATGTGATGAAAGGGGCTTTCAATATCGCCATAAATGATTAAAGACAAGAAAGAAACAAAGTACATGAACATTTAGAACCCCATTGCTTTTAGATGACAAGCTTCGGGTTATCAAGCAAACTACCTACAACGAATTAAATATTCCCTTTAGCAACAGCTTCCTAACATCTTATCAACGTAATTTTGGTCTCATCATCCACGAAAAAATTGAAACTTACTATTTCATGTAATAATCCTTGAACAATGATACTCAAGAAATACAGGACGCTAGCTAATATTAAACAAATGCGTCAACCAGACAATAGCAACCGAGCAAGCACGCAATGCATGCTGCTCAGTAATGGCACCACTGCTTAGCCGCAACATGACCCTGAAAAAACAAAtagatgtatatatgtatatttgaatATACACATAtgcatgcacatatatataactGATCTGACTTCTAGCCTTTCTTTTTAGGTTTCTTTTTTGCTTCTGGATAAAATGGTCATTCAGAAAAGAAAATGCATTGAATGATTGAAAGTAGAAACTAAAGATAAAAAAAGCATAAACAACCATGGTCAATACGAAGGGTTTATCATTCTATTTCCAACCAACAAAGAGCTTGGCAGTTGAAAAATACATAAGCAAAACATGTTCCTCACAAGTGAACAATTGTTCTGGAGTGAACCATACAAAACAATCAAAACAGGGTAACCTTCAGAGTGAGGCAGTACAGAAATTATACCTCAGTAGTCCGATGGAGAAATGACATcatcaattttcaaaatcatcTTTACAACTTGCGTTGCCAATAAGATCTGTTGCTGCTTCCCGATCAGTGTTTCGAAGACGTCTTGCTCCCGCATATCATTAGTCCCAACATCATTGCAGTCTATTCCATAGTGTGGATTATTCTCCTGCAGACAGATATAAGGAAAATGAAATTAATGATAATACTCCATTCTGTTGGGCTTGCAGAAGACCGAAGTTATCATCATACAAATTATAGTAATTACCTTAATTTGCTGAGATTTCACTGCTGATAGTGTCTCAATGGGTTGGAGTCCGCTATTCTCTGCCAGGGCCATGGGGACTGAGTCTAAAGCATCAGCAAATGCCCGGACTGCATACTACAGATAAAACCAAAAATTAGATATTATATAATTGCTCCAACAGAAAAGCATGTTATGTTATTTAGATGATTATATGTGCTTCTTCTTACCTGCTCAACTCCTGGATATTTATCTGCAGCTGCCTCCACAGCAATTGAGCAAGAAATCTCAGCTGAGCCGCCACCATAGACAATAGAATTGTTGCGAATGAGATTCCTGGCCACACACAATGCATCATGGATACTGCGCTTTGTCTCTTCTATCATCATCTTGTTTCCTAATGAATGATCATCAACCACAAAGGAAAGCTTTTATGAGACATATACGACTAATCCATCTCAATTCAGCTTGCATTACACCTTGGAATATTCTACCCTTTAGTTTAGACTCTACAGCATTATAAAGTTGAGAGCAACtctatgttataataaaacaactGTAAATGGTCAGCCAGTTACATTGACCAGGAATAATGATGTCCAAACAGCAGCAGATAAATTGGATTACCAAGAAAAAGGAAGCAAGAAATCTCTTGGTGTGTCAAATTGTCATGTAAGTTTTATTCTTACATTACTCTTCAACCAAGTCATGTTCCTATTTGTTTATTTGGTTTTAAGTTCATCAGTAAAAACAGCCATGCTCTAAAACTGTCCAAGAAAATATTTTGGTACTAGATACTATCTCCAAGAATAAACCACCGAGTCATTACCATTGAGAGATTGGGTGGCATATTTTATAAACTATTTAGGAATGGGAAATTAAAAACAGAACTAATTCACTTAATTCACCAAGCATGTAGGCTTAAACCTAaccaaaatacaaaatcaaattttgactGAACAAAGATGACTTGTTATTATCAATTGACCAAAAACCAAATAGAAGGGGGAGAGAATCTACCTCCACGAATAAATATGGTTACAGCCCTGGAATTTGCACAGTGTTCAATGTACAACATTTTATCTTTTGTGGTGCCAAAAGACTTCTCTCTGACCAAACcagcctaaaaaaataaaataacaaataagtgTTTCCTATAAGATCTAGATGCAAAGCCTGGGAATTAAGCTGAGATTTTAAAATGTAAATACTTCAGCAAACATATATTGCTAGTCCAAATTAGCAATTCTTTAGTTCTTAAAACTAAAAGTCATCAATTGTTAAATCATCTCACTTTAGCTTCAGCAGTTGTCCTCTACCTAATGCATAAAAAACATTTTACTAGAGAGGAATTTATCCAGCACATATTTCTAAGCAATGTGATATACAAAACAATGGAGCAAATCATACCCTTCCCAACTTTTCTGGGGTCAACTCCTGGAACCTTGGTACAATCCTTCCACCTATGaagataaatataattagatcGCTGATACATTGCACACTATATCAGCCGCTAAATCTTTATCTATCAAGAATTTGGCTGACATGTCCTTAAATGAAAATAAGCCATAATCAAAACAAACCCGTAGCTATTGCTATGAGCTCCAACTCCACACCACCAACCCATCTGACAGCAGGCAAGTTCCGGTGCATTAATAAATGATTTGCCTCATCATCAAACCCCCACTGACAGATAACCAAGGTGGCACCAACATCCTGCAACAACATTACCATCAGAACAAGTTGTCCACCTCAGAATTGCAACAATAAGACACCCGCTTCCCCATCTCCCCAAAGAGAATaatctaaagaaagaaagaatgtgAAAGATGAAAGATAAACCTAAATTGAGAAAGACACTCCACAGAACACAAGTCAGAAGCCATACCTTGCACTTCTGAACCATGTCATCAAAATACTTTTGCTCTTGCAGACGCAAAGTTTGAAACTTCTCCACCGTATCAATGTCTACCTTATGTTTGGTCTTTGGCTTAGGGGGCTCAAATGGGCAAGTTAATATGGCAATTTTTGCATCTTCAATTTGCTTTGGCATCTGTGGATGACTCATGTCCTTATCAACAGTGATTCCATATATTAGCTCAGTATCCTCCAATTTTCCCCCAACTTTCCCCTCAACCTTAATCATATCTAAATTGACATCTTTCCTCTCTAGATCAGCAACAGAAAGAACTGCTTTAACAGAAATCTCAGCCAAATGGCGCTTGCATCGGTTCACACTGCAAAACAACAAATCCTCTTCTCAATACTACCAAGTTTATGAACTGCTAGATGACAGAAAGAGCTAATTTAATTGAATGAAGTGCCACATGATTCAGTTGGTTCAATGGTCCTTCACAAACACCCTACCACAACCAAAACAACCCTGAAAATTTCTGATTTGCAAACACAATAAATCAACACAGATTTTACTTGAGGATGAGTAAGCCCAAATGATTACTGATCAAGATTAACCAATATCCTAGCAAGGTAAGGTGTTAAACAAACATTAGACACGGTGTTCTTGCCATACAAAACGATGCTACCACCTGGCATCTGTTTAACAGTTCCATGACAAAATTTGTTAAGGAGAATATTAATGGCACCTTTTACTGATCAAAGTATCATCTTAAGAAAAATCTTTATTCAATAGACTACAATACAAGAAGAAAAACTAAACAAATCGATTACATTTAACATCATACTAACAACACAACGCATCCACAACTATGTAATCTGATTTGGCAAATCCTAGTGGGGGAGATAGGATATtgcaaatagaaaaaatataggATAGGATAATAGCATATACATATTAATTAACCTTTAGACAGAAAAGCACcatcttgaaacaaattagacaTGATCATGCATTATGGCAATCCGAACATTGCTAAGGACAACAGGAAATGTAGAGTACAGAAATGGACAGGAAAAAGAGCTAGGAAATTTACATTTTTGAGGACAAAGTGGTCATGCATGTTTGAACCAAAGGCTCTATATTTGATGCTCCAAAATCAAACTTCTGAGATATGTGCTCCAAATGCTCAACGGCAATTCTTGAAGCCATTTCGTACCCCTCTGCAATTCGTATGGGATGAATCCCACGTTCCAATAACCGCTCTGCCTGCTCTAGAAGTGCTCCAGCCATGACAACAACACCAGTTGTTCCATCACCAATTTCGTAATCCTGACTCCGAGACAGTTCAACCATCAACTTAGCAATTTGGTTGTCAACATCCATCTGCTCCAATATTGTTGCCCCGTCATTTGCTGAAAAACatccatgaaaaagaaaaaaagaaaaaaaaaacatcaggGAACCTTGAACATGATCGGGCATATGACTTCACCAATAAATATAAATTACTTAACTTCACACATTTACTCCAGAAATATAAAGGTCACGAAACTCTCACCGGAAACATTACGGTTATAACTTTATGTTAGCAAAGTGTTATCTATACCAAAGCATCCAGTTCAAAAACTAGCAAGTTCAATAAAGTAACTACAAACGCTTAAAATTACCAATAAAGCATACATTCCTCTTCTCAAGTAGCTTACTTTAACTAAAGTCTCATTTGGAAGCTCAAACTCAAACAGATCCATAACCGAAAAATCGTTTTTAAGACCTAATCGAGAAACAAGAAGCCTAATGATCAAGCATAAATTTAGCGGGGGGGGGGGATAAAGAAAGAGGTGGAAAGGAGTTAACTGATGGTAACATCGCCATCGGGGCTTTGGAGAATCTTATCCATGCCCTTGGGTCCGAGAGAGGTTCGGAGGATCCGGGCAACGGCTTTGCCAGCGGAAATGTTGGCTTTTTGGGCATCGATCCCTCTCAGCCTGGTTTTCTGGTCTTGCTCTTTGAGTATAATGAAGGGTCTCCCGTACTCATCGAAAGCCAACGCCATTTCCTCAAAGCTTTAGTTGCTGCTGCTTCTTTGAAGAGTTGAGAGTGAGAAAGAGGGTAAAATGTAAGCTCGCTTTTCGGCTTTTCTGTAATTTGAAAACCCCTAACTATCTTTTTAAGAAATTTCTTTTGGGCTTTCTTTGGTTGGGCTTAGCTCTAATTTGTCATATCGGGTTTTCTCACATTACCCGCAAgtctaattataatatttattaacattaaaAGACGCAATATCTATACTAATAGTATTCAAATTGGTATTCAAGATAGGATAatagtaaagaaattaaaatatattatgaaaGTATGATTGATTAAGAAAAATTCTTTAATAGAAGgtgttttaaatcaaattaaatgatttaatcttttatcAAACACGCAGATAATATTGAGAATAAATtgcattttttttagttatagggattaa
This window encodes:
- the LOC107916601 gene encoding T-complex protein 1 subunit epsilon, which gives rise to MALAFDEYGRPFIILKEQDQKTRLRGIDAQKANISAGKAVARILRTSLGPKGMDKILQSPDGDVTITNDGATILEQMDVDNQIAKLMVELSRSQDYEIGDGTTGVVVMAGALLEQAERLLERGIHPIRIAEGYEMASRIAVEHLEHISQKFDFGASNIEPLVQTCMTTLSSKIVNRCKRHLAEISVKAVLSVADLERKDVNLDMIKVEGKVGGKLEDTELIYGITVDKDMSHPQMPKQIEDAKIAILTCPFEPPKPKTKHKVDIDTVEKFQTLRLQEQKYFDDMVQKCKDVGATLVICQWGFDDEANHLLMHRNLPAVRWVGGVELELIAIATGGRIVPRFQELTPEKLGRAGLVREKSFGTTKDKMLYIEHCANSRAVTIFIRGGNKMMIEETKRSIHDALCVARNLIRNNSIVYGGGSAEISCSIAVEAAADKYPGVEQYAVRAFADALDSVPMALAENSGLQPIETLSAVKSQQIKENNPHYGIDCNDVGTNDMREQDVFETLIGKQQQILLATQVVKMILKIDDVISPSDY